The Mangrovivirga cuniculi genomic sequence CAATTCGTGCAGATGAATCAAGCATTTCCGAACATGATCCAAATACAGTTAGTATCAATCTCCAGGAACCATTAGGTGTTGTGGGGCAGATAATTCCCTGGAATTTCCCATTATTGATGGCAACGTGGAAGATTGCCCCTGCACTAGCCGCCGGATGCTGTACAGTAGTTAAACCTGCGGAGCAGACTCCTACAAGTATAATGATACTTATGGATCTTATTAAAGATATAGTTCCTGATGGAGTTATAAATATTGTAACAGGCTACGGTCCTGAAGCAGGAAAGCCATTAGCTACTTCATCAAGAATTTCAAAAGTCGCATTTACTGGGGAAACCACAACAGGTAGATTGATTATGCAGTATGCTTCTGAAAACCTGATTCCGGTAACTATGGAGCTTGGAGGTAAATCCCCAAATATTTTTATGCCGAGTATAATGGAAGCAGATGACGAATATTTTGATAAATGTATTGAAGGTGCAGTAATGTTTGCACTTAACCAGGGTGAAGTTTGTACCTGTCCTTCAAGAATACTGGTTCACGAATCTATTTATGATGCCTTTATGGAAAGAGTGGTCGATCGAACAAAAGCAATCAAAATGGGACATCCTCTTGCCGAAGATACCATGATGGGCGCCCAGGCTTCAAATGATCAGTTTGAAAAAATCTTATCCTACTTGGATATAGGTAAACAAGAGGGAGCCGAAGTATTATGTGGAGGAAAAAAAGCAGAATTAGATGGTGATCTTGAAAATGGATACTATATCGAACCGACCATATTTAAAGGGCATAATAAAATGCGTGTTTTCCAGGAAGAGATATTTGGCCCTGTAACATGTGTAACCACCTTTAAAGACATGGAAGAGGCCATTGAGATTGCTAACGACACATTGTATGGTCTCGGAGCAGGATTATGGACAAGAGATGCACACGAGATCTACCAGATGCCAAGAGCGATAAAAGCTGGTAGAGTTTGGGTTAATTGCTATCATGCATACCCGGCTCATGCTCCATTTGGTGGATATAAAAAATCAGGTTTCGGTAGAGAGAACCACAAAATGATGTTAAATCATTATCGAAATACAAAGAACATGCTCATTTCGTATGATAAAAATAAGTTGGGTTTCTTTTAGTAGATTTTATTGCGTGGTAAGTGAAAGAAGGAGAAGGTAAGTTGCCTTCTCTTCTTTTATTAATTAAATTATACTATGGAGAAGGTAGAAAAGATCAGTCAGACTAAAGAGGCTTCAGAAGTAATTAAGCAACTTAAAGACCGTTATGGACCTTTAATGTTTCATCAGAGTGGAGGGTGTTGTGATGGATCGTCTCCAATGTGTTTTGAAGATGGAGATTTTAAAGTAGGTGAAAGCGATGTATTACTAGGAGAGATTGATGACTGTAAATTTTATATGTCTAAAGATCAGTATGAGTATTGGAAACATACCCATTTAACGCTTGATGTTACTAAAGGAAGGGGTTCTAGCTTTTCGTTGGAAATACCGCTTGGAATCCGTTTTATAATACGTTCAAGGATGTTTACCGAAGAAGAAGTGAACCAGCTCAAAGAAGCCGGTGAACTCTGAGTAATATTTAAGGCAAGAGAGACGAATAATATTTAATAACAAAGTTCTTTATTTCAGATAAATATTTGTACATTTGTATCGTAGTAATATTATTAACCTTGATGACCTGTTTTGTTAGTCAGGTTTTTTGTTTATATTTATTCCTACCAAGGCATAATTGATTCATA encodes the following:
- a CDS encoding aldehyde dehydrogenase family protein, which codes for MKTATKKQTTVDRPQFKPHYDHFIGGKWVAPSSGEYFDNISPIDGEAFTRAARGNKDDVEKAIDAAHKAFTTWSKTPAAERAKVLLDIADVIEENLEQLARVETIDNGKALRETRAADLPLCVDHFRYFAGAIRADESSISEHDPNTVSINLQEPLGVVGQIIPWNFPLLMATWKIAPALAAGCCTVVKPAEQTPTSIMILMDLIKDIVPDGVINIVTGYGPEAGKPLATSSRISKVAFTGETTTGRLIMQYASENLIPVTMELGGKSPNIFMPSIMEADDEYFDKCIEGAVMFALNQGEVCTCPSRILVHESIYDAFMERVVDRTKAIKMGHPLAEDTMMGAQASNDQFEKILSYLDIGKQEGAEVLCGGKKAELDGDLENGYYIEPTIFKGHNKMRVFQEEIFGPVTCVTTFKDMEEAIEIANDTLYGLGAGLWTRDAHEIYQMPRAIKAGRVWVNCYHAYPAHAPFGGYKKSGFGRENHKMMLNHYRNTKNMLISYDKNKLGFF
- a CDS encoding DUF779 domain-containing protein, with the protein product MEKVEKISQTKEASEVIKQLKDRYGPLMFHQSGGCCDGSSPMCFEDGDFKVGESDVLLGEIDDCKFYMSKDQYEYWKHTHLTLDVTKGRGSSFSLEIPLGIRFIIRSRMFTEEEVNQLKEAGEL